A genomic stretch from Pseudochaenichthys georgianus unplaced genomic scaffold, fPseGeo1.2 scaffold_408_arrow_ctg1, whole genome shotgun sequence includes:
- the LOC117442296 gene encoding uncharacterized protein, with product MKLFIIQVMTAMAEPAEIPVLSRPVEPEGVMAAIEEEASLVEAFENNFEISQGVKPAASAASEETESREKPDDDDEDDRQQDEEKQSPPEGQPTVDPPAAEPSSTETKWALGAACRAEWSEDRTVYPAIVVSLDGERCRVRFNDYGNYKDLALSELKAPDDAPQTPIQHCQKPPLEEEDHWIQSKAVDWKPGSRCRAVYSEDGMFYPALVLWVKGERCCVRFNGYENEEEQEVSALLSLGALHGNSIGAAAKGSNWKPSATTSGSKTNVDWKRRRREENQGGRAGREENQGERAGREENQGERAGRESNQGERAGREERAGSREERAGRERNQGERAGREENQGERAGREENQGERAGREENQGERAGREENQGEIAGREENQGERAGREENQGERAGREGNQGERAGREENQGERAGREGNQGERAGRERRSGGREQEQQQYFSWLKASNTHQSKVEKESEEKQNDETQTPPNMFSFFPPFAPPPPGSGDSVSFIPSPPPLWAFGSSAGADASSNMLMLWYMCGFHTGSYMAQQAFNSNSTD from the exons ATGAAACTATTTATCATTCAAGTGATGACAGCAATGGCTGAACCGGCAGAAATCCCCGTTCTCAGCCGACCCGTGGAACCG GAGGGCGTCATGGCGGCCATTGAAGAGGAAGCGTCTCTCGTAGAAGCTTTTGAAAACAATTTCGAAATTTCACAG GGTGTTAAACCGGCAGCATCTGCCGCCTCAGAGGAGACGGAGAGCAGAGAGAAAccggatgatgatgatgaagacgaCAGACAGCAGGACGAAGAGAAGCAAAGTCCTCCAGAGGGACAGCCAACGGTCGATCCGCCTGCAGCCGAACCCTCCAGCACAGAGACAAAG TGGGCGCTTGGCGCTGCGTGTCGGGCAGAGTGGTCGGAGGACAGGACGGTGTACCCGGCCATCGTGGTTTCTCTGGACGGAGAACGCTGCAGAGTTCGCTTCAACGACTACGGCAACTATAAGGACTTGGCACTGAGCGAGCTCAAAGCGCCCGACGATGCTCCTCAAACACCGATACAACATTGTCAG AAACCTCCATTGGAAGAAGAAGACCATTGGATCCAGTCGAAAGCTGTG GACTGGAAACCTGGCTCTCGATGTCGGGCCGTTTACTCGGAGGACGGTATGTTCTACCCGGCTCTGGTCCTTTGGGTCAAAGGTGAGCGCTGCTGCGTTCGCTTCAACGGCTATGAGAACGAGGAGGAACAGGAAGTGAGCGCCTTGCTGAGCCTCGGCGCGCTGCACGGCAACAGCATTGGCGCCGCAGCCAAG GGCAGCAACTGGAAGCCGAGTGCAACCACCAGCGGCAGCAAAACCAACGTGGactggaagaggaggaggagagaggagaaccagggGGGGAGAgcagggagagaggagaaccagggGGAGAGAgcagggagagaggagaaccagggGGAGAGAGCAGGGAGAGAGAGCAACCAGGGGGAGAGAgcagggagagaggagagagcagggagcagagaggagagagcagggagagagaggaaccaGGGGGAGAGAgcagggagagaggagaaccagggGGAGAGAgcagggagagaggagaaccagggGGAGAGAgcagggagagaggagaaccagggGGAGAGAgcagggagagaggagaaccagggGGAGATAgcagggagagaggagaaccagggGGAGAGAgcagggagagaggagaaccagggAGAGAGAGCAGGGAGAGAGGGGAACCAGGGGGAGAGAgcagggagagaggagaaccagggAGAGAGAGCAGGGAGAGAGGGGAACCAGGGGGAGAGagcagggagagagaggaggtcaggggggagagagcaggagcagCAGCAGTACTTCTCCTGG CTGAAAGCCAGTAATACTCATCAGAGTAAAGTGGAGAAGGAATCCGAAGAGAAGCAGAACGACGAAACTCAGACACCGCCCAACATGTTCTCTTTCTTCCCTCCCtttgctcctccacctcctgGCTCCGGG